GATTTCCCACACCTGATGTGGATAGCGGCCCTCGACCGAAAAGCCGATTGTTTGTTCAAGTGTACCCGTGCCTCGGCCATCGAGAAATGCCCGACATTTTTCCTCAAGATCGGCAAGGGTCGTATTCACTCCGGCAAAATCGAAGGCATCGCTGGTGGTGAATGTGGTTCGGCTGAACTCGGTGCTCAGGTCCGACATCAGGGCACCAGCCGCACTCAGAGTTGCACCGGCCGCCGGGAATATTATTTGTTTGCATCCGAGACGCCGCGCGATTTGAACTGAATTGAGCCCGGCAGCGCCACCGCCACCGATTAGAGTCGCGTTACGTGGATCGATCCCCTGATTGATCGTTATATCCTCGATGGCCTGAACCATGTTCTCGCTGACGACATTGAGTATCGCCGCTGCCGCCTCGCTCGTCTCGAGGCCCAAGAGGTCGCCGATTTTTTCCTTCATCGCAGCGTGCGCACGCTCGACATCGAGGCGAATGGCGCCGCCAAGGAATAATTCGGGGTCGATGTATCCAAGCACGAGGGCGGCGTCGGTCACCGTCGGCTCCGTGCCGCCTTGGCCGTAGCAGACCGGGCCAGGCACGGAACCCGCGCTCTGTGGGCCGACATGAAGCATTCCACCCGCGTCAACCCACGCGATCGAGCCGCCACCGGCGCCAATGCTGCGCACGTCAACCGATGGGAAACCTGTGATGTGGCCACGGATTCGCTGTCCGATCCAAGTTTCCCGTGTCCACGGAATGCGCCCTTTTCGCACCAAACTGACATCGTAGCTGGTGCCCCCGGTGTCAGCGACGATCGCGTTTTCGGCAGCGATCTCCGCACGGGCAAAGTATTGTCCGGCCACCGGCGCCATAGACGGACCGGAATTCAACGAGTGAACCGGTGCGGCCGCGAGATCGGCCGCGTCGACGACGCTACCCTGAGAGGTTACCGTCAGCAGCCGACCGCCAAATCCGTTGGCACGCAGGCGACTCTCGAGCGACTCCAGATATTCCGACATGACTGGCTTGAGAGACGCGTCGATACAGGCACTCGAGGCGCGCCGGTATTCGCGCATAGACGGATTCAAGCGATGCGACAATGTTACTGGAATCGATGGAAGATGCTCGGATAACAGTTCCCCGACCCGTTCCTCGTGCGAAGGATTGACAATCGACCACAACAGGCAAACGGCGACGGCTTCGACCCCCTCGTCCCGAACTCGGTCGATGACTTTCCGTGTTTCGACCTCGTCGAGGGGCTTGTGAACGACGCCGTCGGCACGCATGCGCTCGGGGACTTCAAACGTTAGGTGCCGGGGCACCAGCGGTCCCGGGAAAGGCACGGTATTGTCGAATGGATCGATTCTGCCACCTTCGCGAAGGAGCAGTATATCGGGGTGTCCCTCGGTAGTTAGGAACGCCGTACGCGCCACTTTCCCCGTCAACATCGCGTTGGTGGCCCGAGTCGTCGCATGCATGAACAGCTCGCACCCGCCCAACAACTCGCTTCGCGTTTCGCCGATGTCGGCGGCGGCGACTTCAAGGACATCGAGCACGCCCTGAACCGGATCATTAGGCGTCGTCGGCGACTTGAAGAGGCGAAATCGACCGTCGCCACTCTCAACCACCAAGTCGGTGAATGTCCCACCTACATCTGCCGACATTCGCATCGCAGGCACCAAATCCGCATTAGTTTGAACGCCTAGTCAATTTCTTAGGATTTCACATCATTTAATCCTATTCAATGGACTTGATCGCGCCAAGACTCACGTTATGGGTCCGGCAAGCGCCAAACACTGCCGGTTTTTCTTGATCTAGCCTGAGCAAATCGGGGACTATGATGCCTCGTAGTAAAATGGTTAATCTAGCGGACCGCGTTCACAAATAGGTTGGGAGGCCACGAAACCATGGGCGAAATGATTACGTTCTCATGCCCGGACGGGAGTACCGCCGAAGGCTACCTTGCCGCCGCACCAAATGCGCGCTCCGGCATTGTTGTCTTGCAGGAATGGTGGGGCCTCAACGTGCAGATCAAGGGCGTCGCGGACCGTTTCGCGGAGGCCGGTTTCACCGCATTGGCGCCGGACCTATACCACGGCCGCGTGACCCAGGTGCCGGATGAGGCCAACCACATGATGGAAGGTCTCGACTGGGTCGGCGCGACGGAGGTTGAAGTACGCGGCGCCTGTCAAAAATTGAAGGAGTCGGTCGACAAGGTTGGAGTCGTCGGTTACTGCATGGGCGGTGCTCTGACGATCATCGCCTGTGTGAAATTGCCCGAGGTGAGCGCCGGCGTCTCGTATTACGGCA
This window of the Alphaproteobacteria bacterium genome carries:
- a CDS encoding dienelactone hydrolase family protein, with translation MGEMITFSCPDGSTAEGYLAAAPNARSGIVVLQEWWGLNVQIKGVADRFAEAGFTALAPDLYHGRVTQVPDEANHMMEGLDWVGATEVEVRGACQKLKESVDKVGVVGYCMGGALTIIACVKLPEVSAGVSYYGIPPKEQADPAAIAVPFQGHFANTDWWCTPELVNDLEKVLGGSSNPVELHRYDAEHAFANEQDDAHHPESAAASWDRTVAFLKEHL
- a CDS encoding hydantoinase/oxoprolinase family protein, whose amino-acid sequence is MRMSADVGGTFTDLVVESGDGRFRLFKSPTTPNDPVQGVLDVLEVAAADIGETRSELLGGCELFMHATTRATNAMLTGKVARTAFLTTEGHPDILLLREGGRIDPFDNTVPFPGPLVPRHLTFEVPERMRADGVVHKPLDEVETRKVIDRVRDEGVEAVAVCLLWSIVNPSHEERVGELLSEHLPSIPVTLSHRLNPSMREYRRASSACIDASLKPVMSEYLESLESRLRANGFGGRLLTVTSQGSVVDAADLAAAPVHSLNSGPSMAPVAGQYFARAEIAAENAIVADTGGTSYDVSLVRKGRIPWTRETWIGQRIRGHITGFPSVDVRSIGAGGGSIAWVDAGGMLHVGPQSAGSVPGPVCYGQGGTEPTVTDAALVLGYIDPELFLGGAIRLDVERAHAAMKEKIGDLLGLETSEAAAAILNVVSENMVQAIEDITINQGIDPRNATLIGGGGAAGLNSVQIARRLGCKQIIFPAAGATLSAAGALMSDLSTEFSRTTFTTSDAFDFAGVNTTLADLEEKCRAFLDGRGTGTLEQTIGFSVEGRYPHQVWEIEVPLAKGSFDGPADVDRLVADFHDLHEEMFAVADRKSHVEAVTWRAKARAALPRANGATVLEREVEGKDRWSRMAYFSDVGSVDTSVLRLQAMVPGERLDGPAIVESDFTTVVIDPSTSALRSADGNLAISLDG